The DNA segment GCCAACTGGCGTGTCGGAGGTAGTGGTTGGACCCGTGGCCAGGTACAGCGTGCTGTACCTCGGCCCGCCTCCCCACGTCCTTCCGGGCAGCCTCAGCCCCGCCGCTGCACGTCCTCCAGATACCGCAGCACCGCAGCCACCCGCCGGTCCACCTGGTCCGCCGGTGACAGGTCGAGCTTGGCGAAGATGCTGCGGATGTGCTTGTGGACGGCGCCGTCCGTGACGACGAGCCGTTCGGCGATGGCGCTGTTGCCGAGCCCTTCGGCCATCAGCGCGAGCACGTCCCGCTCCCGGGGGCTGAGCCGCTCCAGGCGGGCGTCCTGACGGCTGCGGGTGAACAGCTGGGCGACCACCTCGGGGTCGATGGCGGTGCCGCCGTCGGCCACGCGCCGCAGCGCGTCGAGGAACTCCTCGACCCGGCCGACCCGTTCCTTCAGCAGATACCCGAGCCCGCCCACTCCGCCGCCCAGCAGATCACTGGCGAAGCTCTGCTCGACGTAGGCCGACAGCACGAGCACGGCGAGGTCCGGCCGTCGGCGCCGGGCCTCGACGGCCGCGACGATCCCCTCGTCGGTGTGCGTCGGCGGCATCCGCACGTCGAGGATGGCGACGTCCGGCTTGTGCTCGTCGATGGCGTCCAGAATGCCGTCGGCGGTGCCCGCCGTGGCCACGACGTCCAGGCCCTCCGCACGCAGCAGCAGCGCGAGTCCCTCCCGCAGCAGGGGGTCGTCCTCCGCGATCACGATCCGCATGAAGGCTCCCGCTTCCTCAGGTTCCGCATGGCAGTTCCACTTCCAGAGTCGTCGGGCCGCCCTCGGGGCTGGACAGGGAGATCGCCCCGTCGTGCGCGGCGACACGACGCCGGATGCCGGCCAGCCCGGAGCCGCCGTCCTCGTCGGCGCCGCCCCGGCCGTCGTCGGTCACGGTGAGGTGCAGTCGCCCGGCGTGCGAGCGGACGGTGACGGTGGCCTGCCCGGCGGCGCTGTGCTTGGCGATGTTGGTGAGGGCCTCGGCGACGACGAAGTAGGCGGTTGCCTCGACGGAGGCGGCGCAGCGCTGCGGCACCTCGACGTCGGTCCGGCAGGGCACCGCACAGTTCGCGGCGAGGCCGCTGAGGGCGCCTTCGAGGCCGCGGTCGGCCAGTACCGGCGGCAGGATGCCGCGGGCGACGGTACGGAGTTCGGCGAGGGCCTGTTCGGCGGCGCCCTGGGCGCGTTCGAGGAGTTCGTCGGCGCCGGCCGGGTCGCGGGCCGCCATGCGGCGGGCGGCGCCGAGCAGCACGGTGACGGTGACGAGCCGGTTCTGGGTGCCGTCGTGCAACGAGCGCTCGATACGGCGCAGTTCGGTGGCGTGGGCGTCCAGCGCGGCGGCCCGGGTGGCGGTGAGCTCGGCGACGCGCAGGGACAGGTCCGCGTCGGGCCCGGCGGACAGCAGCCGCCGGCCCGGCGCCGCCTGCGACCGGGCCATGCCCGGCGTGAGCCCCACGATGATCGCGACCCAGCCGAGGCCGAGCAGCGCGACCGCGAGGGCGTCCGCCCAGGTCTGTGCCTGCCCGAACCCCAGCGAGGTACTGGTCGTGTCCTTCGGCATCAGCCGCCAGTACGCCGGGAACAGGGAGTCGCGCACGGCCAGGAGCGGCAGCAGGACTGCGGTCGTGCCCAGCAGGAACCCCAGCGTGGCGTGGCGGGCCAGCCAGCGCAGCTCCCGCCGGGTGGTGGGGTCGACGAGGGCGAGCCGCAGCCGGGTCGGTGCCGGACCGGGGCCGATGACCTCGGGTCCCCAGCGGCCGAGCCGGTCACGTTCGCGGTCGGCCAGCGAGTGCAGGGCGCGCAGGACTTTGGGCGCCATCAGCAGCCCGATGCCCAGCGGGGCGGTGACGGTGGCGAGGGCCAGCCCCAGCAGGACGCCCACCGCGGGCAGTGCGGTGCCGAGCCCGCCGACGAGCTGTTCGAGCGCGGCGACGGCGGTACCGGCCGCGCGGACGACGGTGTCCCGGATGCCGGGGCGGGCCGGGGTGGCCTTCTGGCCGTCCGGCCTGCTCTCCATGGTTTCGGCGTGCACGTCAACGACCCTAGGGCGTCGGCCGGTTGTGCGGCAGGCGGAGGAGGGCGGAAGTACAGCCTGCTGTACCCCGAACAAGGCGGCCTACGGGCTCGGAGACAAGGGGTCACGATCCGTAGCTTCGGTGACCGACAGCGACCGCCGAAGGAGCCAAGGAGCCAGCCATGACGGCCATCGACCCCTACCGCCTCACCACCGACCCCGAGAATCCCCAGCCACGCACGCTCAGCGGCACGGACCTCGCCCGGACGGCCCTGTGGGTCGTGCTGGTGCTCAGCGTGGTCGGCAACATGGCCGCCTCCTTCACCGGCGCCGCGACCCCCGTCCACCTCACCTGCGGCGCGGTCACCGCGCTCTGCGTGAGCGCGCTCGTCATCCAGCGGCTGCGGGGCCGGCGATGAGGATGCCGTTCGGGGGAGCCCGGGGCGCCACGGTCACGGGCGGCGACGCGCCGGCCGCCATCGCGCTGGCACACGTCAGCAAGACCTACGCGGGTGGCGTACGAGCCCTGGACGACGTGTCGTTGAGGGTCGGGCACGGCACGTTCCTCGCCGTGATGGGCCCGTCCGGATCGGGCAAGAGCACGCTGATGCACTGCGCCGCCGGGCTCGACTCCCCGACCGAGGGCAGCATCGCCATCGACGGGCACGAGATCGCGGGCCTGAACGAGACCCGCCGCACCGAACTGCGCCGCGAGCGCATCGGCTTCGTGTTCCAGTCCTACAACCTCGTCCCGTCCCTCACCATCGCCGACAACATCACCCTCCCGCTGCGCCTGGCGGGCCGCGCCCCCGACAAGGAGTGGCTGCGCACCCTGGTGGAGCGGGTCGGACTGGCCGACCGCCTCGCCCATCGGCCCACCGAACTCTCCGGCGGCCAGCAGCAACGTGCGGCCATCGTGCGGGCGTTGGTCGCCAGGCCGGCCGTCGTGTTCGCCGACGAGCCGACCGGCGCGCTGGATCTGCGCACCGCCCACGAGGTGCTGAACCTGCTGCGCGAACTCGTCGACGAACTCCGCCAGACGGTGGTGATGGTCACCCACGATCCGGCCGCCGCGGCCCAGGCGCACCAGGCGCTGGTCATGGCCGACGGCCGGGTGACGGAGACGCTGCAGGGGCCCACGGCGCCCGAACTGGCCGCCCGTCTGGTCGCGTTGGGAGGGGTGTAGGTCATGTTGCATCTCGCGGCACGCATGGCCGGGCACCGCATCACCGCGCTGCTCGCGGTGGCCTGCGCGGTCCTCGGCGGCGCGGCGCTCCTCACCGCCACCGGTGTCCTGGCCGAGTCCGGTCTGCGCTCCCAGCTCCCGGCCGACCGCCTCGCCGGCGCGGACGTCGTCGTCGCCACCGACCAGAACTACCACCCCGCGGGCGACCTGCCGATCGCCCTCCCGGAGCGGGGGACGGTCCCGGCCGGGCTGGTGGACGACCTCTCCCGACTGCCGGGCGTCACCGAGGCCGTCGGCGACGTCGGCTTCCCCGCCGCCCTCGTCGACGCGCGCGGCCAGGTCGTACCGGCCTCCGAGGAACCGCGGACGGCCGGACACGGCTGGTCGTCGACGGCTCTGCTGACGGACCCGAGGATCCGGGGGGACGCACCCGCCCGTTCCGGCGAGGTCGCCGTGGACAGCGCGACCGCGCAGGCCGCCGGTGTCCGGGTCGGCGACCGGGTGCGGGTCGTCGCGGTGGGCCGCCCCGCCGCCGGTTACCGCCTCACCGCGGTGGTCGACGCCCCCGGCGCCGGAATCCTCTTCGCCGATACGACGGCTCGCCGCTTGTCCGGCACCGGCACCGCAACCGGCACCGTGGACCTCGTCGCCCTGCGCACCGAACCCGGCGCCGAGGACGAGGTGGCCGCCGCGGCCCGCGAGAAGGTCCGGGGCACCGGCCTGAAGGTGGCCACCGGATCCGAGCGGGGCGACGTGGAGTTCCCCGGCGCCGGAGCGGCACGTTCCCTCCTGATCCTGCTCGCCGGTTCACTGGCCGGCATCGTCCTGCTGATCATCGGCTTCGTGATGGCGAGCGCGCTGGCCGTGGCGGTCGCCGGGCAGCGCCGCGACCTGGCCCTGATGCGAGCGGTAGGTGCAACTCCCAGGCAGATAAGGCGACTTGCTGCCACCCAGGGCTCCCTGGTCGCGGGCGTGGCGATGGTGCCGGGCGTGGCCCTGGGCCATCTGCTGGCCGGGCAGTTCCGCGATCTCCTCGTGGACCGCGGGGTGTTGCCGCAGGCCCTCCCTCTCACCCTCAGCCCGATCCCGGCCGTCGCCACGATTTTGCTGCTGGCCGGGGCCGTCCAGGTGGCGGCCCGGGGTGCCGCTTGGCGCGCCTCGCGCATGCCGGCCACCGAGGCGGTCGCCGAGTCCCGCACCGAACCCCGCACCCCGTCCAGGCTGCGTACCCGCTCCGGACTGCTGCTGATCGTCGCCGCGACCGCCCTCTCCGCCATCCCGCTGCTGAGCCGGACGGTCCTCGGCGCGACGGCCACCTCCATCGCCGGGATCCTCGGCGCGATCGGCCTGGCCCTGGCGGGCCCCGCGCTGGTCCGGGGCCTGGGCGACAGCGCGGCCCGCCGCCTGCGCCCCGGCGTATCGGCGCCGACGTGGCTGGCGGTGTCCAACATCCGCGGCTACGCCATGCGGCTCGCGGGTGTCGTCAGCGCCCTCGCGATGGCCGTCGTGTTCGTGCTGACGTACACCTTCACGCAGACCACCGTGATGGCGGCCACCGCGCAGGACGTCTCCGACGGAACCCTCGCCCAGCACCGCGTGACCGCACCCGGCCTCGGCGGACTGCCCGCCGACAGCCACACGGCCGTACGCGACACGGACGGCGTAAGAGCGGCGGCCCCGGTCAGTTCCACGACCGTGGTGTGGCCGTACAAGATGTTCGGCGAGGACGAGGTCGAGTCCGGTACGGCGATGATCCTGACGCCGGACGCGGGTTCGGTGCTCGACCTCGATGTGCAGGACGGCAGCCTGGAGCGGCTCACCGGCAACACCGTCGCCGTCAGCAGCGAGGCCGCCCGGACGCGCGGGGCGGAGCTGGGCCGGACGGTACGTCTGGTGCTCGGTGACGGCACGCCCGTCACGGCCCGGGTGGTCGCCGTCTACGAACGCGGCCTCGGCTTCGGCTCGGTCGCCCTGTCCCACGACCTCGCGCGGGGCCACACCACCGCAGGGCTCGACCAGAGCGTCCTCGTCCGCACCGACGGCACGGAGGCGGCCGAGCGCAACCTGGCCGCGACGGCCGCCTCGCATCCCGGCCTCGTGGTGGAACCCACCCACACCGCCGACGCCGACAGCCTGAACGAGGCACCGCCCGAGGTCTGGATCAACCTGGCCGTCATCGTCGTGCTCCTCGGCTACCTGCTGCTGAGCATCGCCAACAAGCTCGTCGCCACCACCGCCCAGCGCCGCAGCGAGATCGCGACACTCCGCCTGAACGGCACCACACCCCGTCAGATCCTGGCGATGATGCGCCGCGAGGCCACGGTGATCGCCGCGGCCTCGGTCATCACGGGCGTACTGCTGTCGGCGATCCCGCTGGCGCTGCTCGGCACCGGCTTCCTGAACCGCCCGTGGCCCGCCGGTCCGGCGTGGCTGCTGCCGGCGCTGGCCGCCCTGGTCGTCGGCACGGCCTTCCTCACCGTCGAACTGCCCACCCGGCAGGC comes from the Streptomyces sp. NBC_00443 genome and includes:
- a CDS encoding sensor histidine kinase gives rise to the protein MESRPDGQKATPARPGIRDTVVRAAGTAVAALEQLVGGLGTALPAVGVLLGLALATVTAPLGIGLLMAPKVLRALHSLADRERDRLGRWGPEVIGPGPAPTRLRLALVDPTTRRELRWLARHATLGFLLGTTAVLLPLLAVRDSLFPAYWRLMPKDTTSTSLGFGQAQTWADALAVALLGLGWVAIIVGLTPGMARSQAAPGRRLLSAGPDADLSLRVAELTATRAAALDAHATELRRIERSLHDGTQNRLVTVTVLLGAARRMAARDPAGADELLERAQGAAEQALAELRTVARGILPPVLADRGLEGALSGLAANCAVPCRTDVEVPQRCAASVEATAYFVVAEALTNIAKHSAAGQATVTVRSHAGRLHLTVTDDGRGGADEDGGSGLAGIRRRVAAHDGAISLSSPEGGPTTLEVELPCGT
- a CDS encoding FtsX-like permease family protein, coding for MLHLAARMAGHRITALLAVACAVLGGAALLTATGVLAESGLRSQLPADRLAGADVVVATDQNYHPAGDLPIALPERGTVPAGLVDDLSRLPGVTEAVGDVGFPAALVDARGQVVPASEEPRTAGHGWSSTALLTDPRIRGDAPARSGEVAVDSATAQAAGVRVGDRVRVVAVGRPAAGYRLTAVVDAPGAGILFADTTARRLSGTGTATGTVDLVALRTEPGAEDEVAAAAREKVRGTGLKVATGSERGDVEFPGAGAARSLLILLAGSLAGIVLLIIGFVMASALAVAVAGQRRDLALMRAVGATPRQIRRLAATQGSLVAGVAMVPGVALGHLLAGQFRDLLVDRGVLPQALPLTLSPIPAVATILLLAGAVQVAARGAAWRASRMPATEAVAESRTEPRTPSRLRTRSGLLLIVAATALSAIPLLSRTVLGATATSIAGILGAIGLALAGPALVRGLGDSAARRLRPGVSAPTWLAVSNIRGYAMRLAGVVSALAMAVVFVLTYTFTQTTVMAATAQDVSDGTLAQHRVTAPGLGGLPADSHTAVRDTDGVRAAAPVSSTTVVWPYKMFGEDEVESGTAMILTPDAGSVLDLDVQDGSLERLTGNTVAVSSEAARTRGAELGRTVRLVLGDGTPVTARVVAVYERGLGFGSVALSHDLARGHTTAGLDQSVLVRTDGTEAAERNLAATAASHPGLVVEPTHTADADSLNEAPPEVWINLAVIVVLLGYLLLSIANKLVATTAQRRSEIATLRLNGTTPRQILAMMRREATVIAAASVITGVLLSAIPLALLGTGFLNRPWPAGPAWLLPALAALVVGTAFLTVELPTRQALRTAPAEALSVRE
- a CDS encoding ABC transporter ATP-binding protein, whose product is MRMPFGGARGATVTGGDAPAAIALAHVSKTYAGGVRALDDVSLRVGHGTFLAVMGPSGSGKSTLMHCAAGLDSPTEGSIAIDGHEIAGLNETRRTELRRERIGFVFQSYNLVPSLTIADNITLPLRLAGRAPDKEWLRTLVERVGLADRLAHRPTELSGGQQQRAAIVRALVARPAVVFADEPTGALDLRTAHEVLNLLRELVDELRQTVVMVTHDPAAAAQAHQALVMADGRVTETLQGPTAPELAARLVALGGV
- a CDS encoding response regulator transcription factor — protein: MRIVIAEDDPLLREGLALLLRAEGLDVVATAGTADGILDAIDEHKPDVAILDVRMPPTHTDEGIVAAVEARRRRPDLAVLVLSAYVEQSFASDLLGGGVGGLGYLLKERVGRVEEFLDALRRVADGGTAIDPEVVAQLFTRSRQDARLERLSPRERDVLALMAEGLGNSAIAERLVVTDGAVHKHIRSIFAKLDLSPADQVDRRVAAVLRYLEDVQRRG